The proteins below are encoded in one region of Nitrospira sp. SG-bin1:
- a CDS encoding diaminopimelate epimerase, whose amino-acid sequence MKNGFFRGHGLGNDYLVMDPKELTFKLTPKNMRSVCDRNWGVGSDGILALVPSKRADFGLRIFNPDGSEAEKSGNGLRIFARYLHATGKTKKKRFTVETKGGLVAIDLHVDRHGDAAAATVEMGIATFKPDALPCSLHVPELIQQPIEAAGRTLTFTGVSVGNPHCVVFKPLGESWSREELLSLGPALENHDLFPKRTNVQLAVPIGPKKIFILIWERGAGETQASGSSSCAAAGAAVRLGLVKSPVTVTMPGGALNIDVAPDYSLTMKGPVAEVARGTLSPSFVRGLK is encoded by the coding sequence ATGAAGAATGGGTTTTTCCGCGGGCACGGTCTCGGCAATGACTACCTGGTTATGGATCCCAAGGAACTGACATTCAAGCTGACGCCGAAGAATATGAGGTCGGTCTGCGACCGCAACTGGGGGGTAGGCAGCGATGGAATTTTGGCCTTGGTCCCCTCCAAGAGAGCTGATTTCGGGCTGCGCATTTTCAATCCGGACGGCAGTGAGGCGGAAAAATCCGGGAACGGACTCCGGATCTTTGCACGCTATCTTCACGCAACCGGTAAAACGAAGAAGAAGCGTTTCACCGTCGAGACAAAGGGTGGGTTGGTCGCTATTGATCTTCATGTAGACCGACATGGCGATGCAGCCGCCGCAACCGTCGAGATGGGGATCGCCACGTTCAAGCCGGACGCCCTCCCCTGTTCTCTTCACGTACCTGAGTTGATTCAGCAGCCGATCGAAGCAGCCGGACGAACCCTGACCTTTACCGGCGTAAGTGTGGGCAATCCCCACTGCGTGGTTTTCAAACCGTTGGGGGAATCATGGTCGCGGGAAGAATTGTTATCACTCGGCCCCGCCTTGGAGAATCATGACCTATTCCCAAAGCGGACCAATGTGCAACTAGCCGTCCCAATCGGCCCGAAGAAAATCTTCATTCTGATTTGGGAACGAGGCGCCGGAGAGACGCAGGCCTCCGGCTCTTCCTCATGCGCGGCAGCCGGCGCAGCCGTGCGCCTGGGGCTCGTGAAGAGCCCGGTCACCGTAACAATGCCGGGAGGAGCGTTGAATATCGACGTGGCGCCTGACTATAGCCTCACCATGAAAGGACCGGTGGCCGAAGTCGCGCGAGGAACACTAAGCCCGTCGTTTGTCCGAGGATTGAAATAG
- a CDS encoding glyoxalase, with the protein MTGLRVKKLLHTRMRVSDLDETIRFYTTVLGLEVIERKTSPRGSHLAFLKVPNSDELIELTSFPPSGPVRVQEDLVHLAFQVEILDETIASLNAQGIKITDGPTTTSSGSRFIFIDAPDGYEIELIERPASVKIV; encoded by the coding sequence ATGACGGGCTTGAGAGTCAAGAAACTGCTTCACACCCGCATGCGGGTCAGTGATTTGGACGAGACGATCCGGTTTTACACGACGGTTTTGGGCCTTGAAGTTATTGAGCGAAAAACGTCGCCTCGCGGATCGCACCTGGCCTTCCTGAAAGTTCCCAACAGCGACGAACTGATTGAATTGACCAGCTTTCCCCCCAGCGGACCGGTCAGGGTTCAGGAAGACCTCGTTCATCTGGCCTTTCAAGTCGAAATCCTCGATGAGACGATCGCTTCGCTCAATGCGCAGGGGATTAAGATCACCGATGGCCCAACCACAACTTCCTCCGGCAGCCGGTTCATCTTCATTGACGCGCCAGACGGCTATGAGATCGAGTTGATTGAACGGCCGGCAAGCGTGAAAATCGTATAA
- a CDS encoding NADH-quinone oxidoreductase subunit L — protein sequence MTFSVGDLFLILPELLVVTAACIVLVLDPVLRPSSKDGLVWLSLGTLAMCMGLTASQMNASVEAFSGLVIIDTYGAFWKLLLYFVTGLTILLSHSYLKEERLYFGEYYGFVLLALSGMMVMVSAADLLTIYLGTELMSLSLYVMAGLKRSEPRSLEASAKYFVLGAFSSGILLYGISLLYGATGSTRLPAIATAIAGRSLDDPLLLFATILLAVGFGFKLAVVPFHMWTPDVYQGAPTSVTAFMAVASKAASFGAFLRVFIEGLGGLKANWSAIFLLLCLATLVLGNVVALVQTNIKRMLAYSSIAHAGYALIGVVAAGRLGSSSAVASVLLYLVLYTFMTFGAFAIVAMLRKDEIEGDEIEDFTGLSRRHPVAALLMLIFMVSLAGIPPTAGFIGKFYVFMSAVEAGMTWLAVIALIFAAVSAYYYLRLVMVMYMRERNESLDIAPRLVMSPTLSIVLACAVAGVVIFGIYPNPLVHLATQAVLTLK from the coding sequence ATGACCTTCTCTGTCGGGGACCTCTTCCTCATTCTGCCGGAGCTCTTGGTCGTCACCGCCGCCTGTATTGTGCTGGTACTCGACCCGGTCCTGCGTCCATCGAGCAAAGACGGGCTGGTGTGGCTCAGCCTGGGAACGCTCGCCATGTGCATGGGCTTGACCGCCTCACAAATGAACGCTTCTGTCGAGGCGTTCAGTGGTCTGGTGATCATCGACACCTATGGAGCCTTTTGGAAACTGCTGCTCTACTTTGTCACCGGCCTCACGATTCTCCTGTCGCATTCGTACCTCAAGGAAGAGCGGCTGTACTTCGGCGAATACTATGGCTTCGTCTTGCTCGCCCTCTCAGGCATGATGGTAATGGTCTCGGCCGCCGACCTGCTGACGATCTATCTGGGCACCGAGCTCATGTCGCTCTCGCTGTACGTGATGGCAGGCTTGAAGCGATCGGAACCACGTTCGCTCGAAGCGTCCGCGAAATACTTCGTCTTGGGTGCGTTTTCATCCGGCATCCTCCTGTACGGCATCTCACTCCTCTACGGCGCGACGGGAAGCACCAGACTTCCGGCCATTGCCACAGCGATCGCCGGCCGGAGTCTGGACGATCCACTGCTGTTGTTCGCGACAATCCTCTTGGCGGTCGGATTCGGGTTCAAACTCGCGGTCGTGCCGTTTCATATGTGGACGCCGGATGTCTATCAAGGCGCCCCAACGTCGGTCACGGCCTTCATGGCTGTCGCATCCAAAGCCGCCAGTTTCGGCGCGTTTCTCCGGGTGTTTATCGAAGGGCTCGGCGGCTTGAAAGCCAATTGGTCCGCCATCTTCCTTCTGCTCTGCCTCGCGACCTTGGTCTTGGGAAATGTCGTGGCGTTAGTCCAAACGAACATCAAGCGGATGCTCGCCTACTCGAGCATTGCCCATGCCGGGTATGCCTTGATCGGCGTGGTGGCGGCCGGACGACTTGGCAGCTCCTCGGCGGTCGCCAGCGTATTGCTCTACCTCGTGCTCTACACCTTCATGACCTTCGGCGCATTCGCGATCGTCGCCATGCTTCGTAAGGACGAGATCGAGGGAGATGAGATCGAGGACTTCACCGGTCTGTCCAGACGCCATCCGGTGGCGGCGTTGCTCATGCTGATCTTCATGGTCTCCTTGGCCGGTATTCCTCCGACCGCGGGCTTCATCGGAAAATTCTACGTCTTCATGTCCGCAGTGGAAGCCGGCATGACATGGCTGGCGGTCATCGCGCTGATTTTTGCCGCCGTGTCGGCCTATTACTATCTCCGACTGGTGATGGTCATGTACATGCGTGAGCGGAATGAGTCCCTGGACATCGCTCCCCGATTGGTCATGTCGCCGACGCTCTCCATCGTGCTGGCCTGTGCGGTGGCAGGGGTGGTGATCTTTGGCATCTACCCCAATCCGCTCGTGCATCTCGCAACACAGGCGGTGCTGACCTTAAAATAA